Genomic DNA from Solanum dulcamara chromosome 4, daSolDulc1.2, whole genome shotgun sequence:
GAATGATTTCTTTGTAATAAAGCAAGGGCAAAAGCCATTGTTTGCTTTATTTTGGATGCTCTCACAATAAACTCTAATCATAACTATACATACAAATCTTGCATATCAATTCATTTATTTACTACCAACAAGGATTGTGGTGAAGTGTGAAGTACTCTTTCATTCTTAACCAAGAGGTCTAGGATTTAATCTCCTTAGATACTGAGTCGCTTTTATTAGAGAACACTTTATCCAAATGTGAAACTTTCCGACGCAAATTCGAATTTAATCAGCTACAATATGAATATAGAACAGAGAtgagaaatcaagaaaaaaaaattcatttatttactGTCTTCAAAAGCaagaaatataattatttcGCATTAACATAAGATCTCCCTCTCTCTTTCCATAAGATCTACAATTATAGCAAATTTAATTGATAATTAAAGTTACatgctttttttaaaaattttgttaCTCTTgtatggaaaatattttcttataatatatGCGTGCATTTCTCTGCAAAACACTGACTAGTGGATAGCTAGCTATCAAGTGGTAGtattttcttgttctttttctcATTGTCTACTAGAAATAAGGCTGGCAAAATggttgaaaaataaattaataatcatCCAATCTGACTCATTAGATATGAGTTGGGCAACTAAAATAATggtaaatattaatattattgatCTCCATTTAtctgattattatttttcatgagtttttatttgatgagattttttttaatttttatttaacacATATTCAATTCAATCCATCGGTTTGATACTCTTAATtagaaataacaataacaaaaataaattaaataaaattaaatagtaGCCTTGCATCTTAAAAGTAGGActgatttgaaaatatttttaaaaagacgTGAAGTCTGTTGGGGCTCAATGCACATGAGGGAATGAATACAACGAGACATGGAGAAttcatttaaaaattgaaacaaaaaacaagaaagaaagaaaaaaaggagggGGCAAAAATTATAAGATTGAAAATCGAAACTTTGTCAAAAAATTAGATGGCTAAttaaactattaaaatttttaataaatacatTTAGATCTATGCTTAAAAAGCGTGCTTAATTTGTCATCATTCCATCGGCCATAAAAAGGGGAAACAATTCGGTGTAAAGCATAGTaaaatagtatattttataaaataggTAGTAGAGGTTAATTAAATCAATTTAATCATGATTGGGGCCCTTCCATGATCTTCGGATAAAGCATTGCAGTAATTcgtaaaaatgaaattattacCAGCTTaaggaaaagggaaaaaaaattgatgttattttattttattccgATAAACGTGAAAAATATGTGGACGGAAGTatcaattatatataatttatacaaTGGAATCATAGATAGTACAATCAAAGCTTTAACCGATAGGTCGAATAACAAGTTGTTTTCTAATAAAAGGATTATGATGGACAACTGTAGAGGTAGGATTTTCATTGAGggatttaagaaaataaataattatgttaATAGTATTTATAAATAAGCGGGTTGGGTAGGGTCAAATATAAATGGGTTGGTTcagatataaataattaaataaaattcaactCTACTTTAACACGAACAATAAAATCGAGAAAATATGTGTTTgacataatattaaaatgagtatGAGAggatgtatttttttaattttaattttggatCTTGCCTTCTTCATTGTtatttatatatacacactattcaatttttgaaactaaataagaaatatagaaaattatactataaaaaaaactattgaaataagataaataattttaaaaaagtttaatgataaggattttttttaattcttgatTTGCATCTTAAAggcacattttttttctttaatagaaCCATCTGAGCCTTCCAAATCCAATCCTATTCCTTAATCAAATATAAACTAAACGTTTGACATAAAATGGGTATGAGAAAATGTATTTCTTTtagttttaataattaaaacttaaaaaaagtTATAAGTTTTAGTTAATttacaaaaatagaaaagaaatttATTGTTCAATATTGTAGTATCTAGTAAAATCAGCTATAAAATAAGATTGTTATTACCCAGATTCAAATCTGTGGAGCCGTGCACATCGTGAACCCCCCTTTTACCATTGAACCAAGCCCTTAGCTTATGTTGAGGGGGTTCATCAGTTATTACATATATGTATAAACCAAAAATTAATCCTATATATACATGGTAATTTTCGGATGATCCGAACCCCGTAGATTGTATGTAGCTCCGCCCCCTGATGGTGGAGTTGATAAATACTTTTTCATCCTTAACTAGATGTTTCGAGTTTGAGTCCCACATTTCTTTTCCAACGTGGGAATTTTCGATAAGAAATCTCGATTTAATCGGACTCCAATGCGGATACCGGACACCTAATGAAAAAACAAGTtgctttctatttctttttctttgaaattgatTATCTGAATTTTTTCATAACTATTATTACCTTCATCTCAAAAAAGTTCTCATATTTCATTTTCGAGAGTCAATTATAAAAACGTTGATCAACATTTTTAGatttattaatatgaaaagTATCAcaatttataattttcttttgtataATGCAAATGAATTGTCTAAGTAACCATATCACCATTTCCACTTGCCCAAAAATATCCAAAGATTAACTGGGAGAAGTCTTTTTGTTGAAGACAATGCAAcaaatgattatttatttttccacCAAAGACAACTTCTTTTAGGTGTGTTCAGTACGAAcggaatttttcaaaatatataaattgaatgaattttttaaattttttttatgtttagtACGTAAACAATAAGTATTACTATCTAAAAACATATGTAGTATTTGACAAACTCactctttttttgtttgttataTTTTAGAACGATAATAAATCTGCACATTTTTCTGTTGAACTTATGTTTGTTATTTTCACTACTTATGTAACACACAAGTGTAATATCTTTACATGCATATTcagtcaattttaatttttttatttgttatatttcaCTTTAGAagagttaatttaattaatttttaaagttatattGAAGTAGAGTAATCTATAACATACAATTCCTACCATATTATTATGATGATGAAAAAATGCATTCAAAAtgttgataaaaataataaaagctCTGGTAAGGCAGAATGTGGCTTGCAGGCTCAAAGTAATGATGGCTCAAGTAATTAAAGCTACGCCAACCTCAAAAGCAACgtctcttattttcttttttaacttttttggTTTTAAAATACCCTCCAAACACATTTTCATATGTCAGTCAAAATCATATTTCcctatcttctttttttcttttcttctaaatTTCATCTCAAATCAAACAATGGCTAACTATAGAATGGATTCAGAAGAGGAAGCTTTGTTTCGAAATTCTCCCTATCCACTTTACTTTGTCCAAAGTCCATCCACTATCTCCCATGCAAATAGTGGAGATTTGTCTCGTCGCAAtaataacaacagcaacaacaataataataataacggtaACGAATTTTCATCCATATGTCATTCCCCAATGCCTAGACCGGAAACCGGTCCATTGGCACTCTCTCGATACTCCTCGTCCCGTGGATCTAACCACTCCTTCTCGCATCACGAGAAGAAGATCTCGTGTGACTCTCTTCAGAGCCATGGGACGGGGATCGATGAGAACATCGAGATTGATCAAGAGAAATGCGGCGGAGCAATGTTATTGGTTCATCATGGGAAAAATGGTAGTAGTGTTCGTGAAAACGAGGACGAGGATGAGGACGAAGACGAAGAGGATTATTATTATGGGAAAGGAAGTTGGATGAGGTttttttcattgggatattccGATTCGACACCGTGGATCGTTGTGCAAGTAACATGGAGGCTTATTGTGAGTATGATAGTAGCTTTGGTTGTTTTCTACATTGCCACAAAGCCCCCTGCTCCTAAGGTTTCTCTTGAGGTAGCACTCTTTACCTCCtcctttaaatttttattattggACTCGGGGAGCGTATCTCGGGCCCGTGAGGGTTTTCATCCGAACTCTCTCGATAAAAGATTTTGATTTTCCAAATATAAGAGTAAACATTGAATTAGTGGTTTAGAGGATTCAATACTCACTTTAAAGTTCCAACTTCAAATCTTAAGtactgtatttttatttttcgaattaccttaataaaaattttaaatctgTTACTAAACTACCATTGACTTTTGGTCTTTTTGAAAAGTGAAAATCTTCCAAATGAAAAGGACATGAGACTTCGGCATTGAAAAGACCCAAGGTCAAAATGCAAGGGAAGGGTTGTTGAATGAAGGTCCATTTTGGAAAGATAAGTTCCAAAAGACATGAAGGCCCAAATTCATTTTCCATACATTTTTTCTCGGAAAAATTTCTAGAAAgaacattttttaataaataattactgattttcgcgatactttttatttattattatttatagcaatatataataatattatgataaatatgtcatgtattaaaagtgaattgtgcatgcaatataaatgtattataagtgttttaaaatatattatatttgtttggtaagaaattgattataagtgtattaaaatatgtgataaatatattatccataaataaaacttgtattatatgagttttataaattattctcgcgaatatgtattaaaattgtattataagtgtttagtaaaaaaaatatattattgttataaatagtaaatatttttttaatgtagtacatttatgtaaatttccctttttacTCCATGTAAGGCCCTTTTTAAGGAAGCCCAATATAAGGATCACTGGGCCGGATAATGATGGGTTCTCTTCAACATTTGGAGATTCTTACTTTATACAAAAGTCCAATAAAACTCATAACGAAAATCAttgttttttcataaaattttgtTAGTATAATCATAATATAGCTAATACGTATATATTATATACTGATTATACACTTATTATCTACTGAGTATACACTGAAAACGGTACAAACCATTTTAATTAGGCGGGTAAATTTCTTTTACCCGGCTAACTGAAATTAT
This window encodes:
- the LOC129886958 gene encoding uncharacterized protein LOC129886958, translating into MANYRMDSEEEALFRNSPYPLYFVQSPSTISHANSGDLSRRNNNNSNNNNNNNGNEFSSICHSPMPRPETGPLALSRYSSSRGSNHSFSHHEKKISCDSLQSHGTGIDENIEIDQEKCGGAMLLVHHGKNGSSVRENEDEDEDEDEEDYYYGKGSWMRFFSLGYSDSTPWIVVQVTWRLIVSMIVALVVFYIATKPPAPKVSLEIAGVREFGLREGVDGTGVNTKLLTCNSSMILQIDNKSKLFGLYIHPPTLQMYFGRVPFIFTQGKELYAGSYGPTYFKLSVGTRDKALYGAGRVMQDLLQSSKGLPLLIRVHLSSTFHVVWGLIKPKFHHQIECLVLLHNSYNKRHKTQAYNSTCLLIPS